Below is a window of Candidatus Dependentiae bacterium DNA.
CGTTTCTTTGAAGCTGATTTGCACGTCATCAAATGGCGACGGCCAGCTTTAGCGCCTTTTACCAAATTACTTTTCAATTTTTTAAATCTTTTTGATGCACCAGAGTGCGTTTTCATTTTAGGCATGATAGCAAAACTTTCAACTATTTAACAAAATAAATTCGAGACCACATAGATG
It encodes the following:
- the rpmI gene encoding 50S ribosomal protein L35, encoding MPKMKTHSGASKRFKKLKSNLVKGAKAGRRHLMTCKSASKKRGMRRALYVNSCDIRHVKSLLQYSSDR